The Erigeron canadensis isolate Cc75 chromosome 1, C_canadensis_v1, whole genome shotgun sequence genome segment agttaacctcttttttttttcaactttagttaaaaaaaaaataaaactaaagaaggaaacatatgaaaattatctctatataaatattgaatctagttaaccttttttttttcaactttagttaaatttttttttttttagtttgttatatctaaacttaagacaaatacaaacaacaacttttaattatttgttatatctaaattggtgatgaaaaaccaaaaagtataaattaattatttttaagtgtaaattggtaatggAAAACCAAAACAGTATAATTAAATTGGTGACGGAAAACCAAAAcagtataattatttatttttaaattgagttaaagtataaattggtgatggaaaatcaaaaagtgtaagttaattatttttaaattggattaaagtgtaaattgatgatgggaaccaaaaagtgtaaattaattattttagattgaGGTTAAactgtaaattggtgatggaaaaccaaaaagtataaattaatttagattaatattaagaaattagaggattaataagaagAGAGGATTATACTCTAGAAgaggattaggggtgccaagtgtacccccaaccccttattttagttatattatagattatggttattaaaataataaaattttgtatataagttatctatatctatactatattataaagcaaaaaacccctttttaaattttaagtttcaacatttattttaccaaaatgtcccctttatcaattatatatttacctaaaataactatattaccctttctctctccccAAATcgcaaccaatcattttttttctctcctgcataaatcatttatttctctaattcattcaaaatcttttatctcaaaaactgtacatcgataaatcataaaaattatatgggtattcttaaatattcatgctctttcattagagatgtaatttaaaatacttttgaagaatttttaaatcaaaaggcgaagcccgtacggctaagacatttggctatcacactctatgacctatcacctcctatgacctatcacactctatgacctatcaccccaccagctcaccgccgcaacgcgcggatagtTGTTCTCGTTAAGATTAAtccaaataaagaaaatatcatCCATAAGTCAAAGCAATTGAAATTATTTAGATTTAGTTAAACAAATAACAAACTTGAAACTCCCATAACCTAAATCTTAACCCATTGAAGTTGGTTCGGTTAAGATtaatcaaaataaagaaaatatcatCCATAAGTCAAAGCAATTGAAATTATGTAAATTTAGTTAAACAAATAACAAACGTGAAACTCCTATAACCTAAATCTTAACCCATTGAAGTTGGTCcggttgtttgttttttttttttttttttgtttttttttaatatcctaATATGAAGTTTAAAATTGTGaccttttaaaattaaatatttaacttTATTAACTAAAGTTGTCTTAggttaagattttaaaataaattttaacttttaacatttaatttatttcaaaatgaacAAATAAAGTTGGaaacaattttatctttaacgttaataataaaacaaaactaaagaCTAAAAATATAGATACAACTGTGTCTGTCTCTCGCTCTCGACCAGCTCATTCATTCATATTTCaattctttcttcctttttacTCCATCACGAGATCCCCCTCCCTTCTCCCATCTTCTTCTATACTTTACTTTCTCTAATTTCATGTACTGTTATACACTTTCTTCCTTGTATTTTCTTCCATTCAAGTTCCCCTTTTTATAGGTTCATTTGTGAACCTGCATATCGTTATACTTTGTATATCTAATAACATAAAGTTAAGGTAGTCTTCTTTTAAGAAATGGAGAATGCCCggaaggtgtttgatgaaatgggtCAACCAAATGTAGTTGATAAGCCCGATTTCAAAGAACTCGATCTAATGCGTTTAACTGAAAAAGATAAAGACAAAGACAAAGACCCTTTTCGTAATAGTAGAAGATCATCTAATAGATCTCATTCCGGTGAGTTAAATGCAGCCGCCAATCCTCCTCCTTATAACAATATCACGCCGGAAAAGCTTGGATCTGGGAATCGGAAGATGATGGGCCACCGGAGATCGTACTCTACGGGGGCTCCTTTGATATATTCGGGTAATACCACCGGAAGTAACACTACTACTAGTACTAGCAGCACTACTACCACAACTGGCAGTGGGGGCAGTGGCAGTGGGGGCATTGGTAACAATGTAGCTGCTGCAGTGAATTCTCCCAGCACAAATCTGTTATACCCAACTGGGAATATCTGCCCATCAGGTAAAATACTTAAATCTAATATGAATTTTCGAAACACTACAACCCGAACTGAGAAACTTGGATTGGGTATGGGTACTGGGAATTATGGTCATGGAAGTATAATTAAAGGTGGGGGTAAATCAGTTGAATCAAACGGTGATGTTGGGATTATCGTTAAGAAGGCAATGGTTAGTCATGATGTTGAAGAAGTGAAAGTTGCTGGCAATGAGTTGTATAAAAGAGGGAACTTTACGGAAGCTTTAGGATTGTATGATCGTGCCATTGCCATATCACCCGAAAATGCCACTTGCCGGAGTAATAGAGCAGCCGCATTGACTATGTTAGGGAGATTGGGTGAGGCTATTAGGGAATGTGAGGAGGCTGTGAGGTTGAACCCTGGTTATCAGAGAGCTCATCAAAGATTAGCATCTCTTTATCTCAGGTAACTTTGCTAAAACATGATCTAATTCATGTTTTGATTCCAGATACATCTTCAGTCATAGATGtaatttatgtttgattttggttttacTTAATCATATGTTGAgtggattttctttttctttttttttttttttatatttaaatcttgattGTTTAAAATAGTGCCTTGAATTCATTGAAATCCATTATGGTAAATTTCCATACATTGTTACGACTTACTTTCATTTGTATCGGAATTGCTAAAACTCGAGATTTGGATGTTGTGCATATTCAAAGTGATTGATTTATTGTGACAATCAGAAATCCATTGATTTGGCAATATTGTATTTTCCACTAGGATCAGTTATGGTGAAGCCGTTCTTATTTGATAACTTATCGCTTTGGTCGACTTACTCAGAAAAtcacacccatacaattttacAGGTTAGGACTGGTGGAACGTACCTATCACCATCTTTCTCATGGTCAACATAATGATTTGACCGAACTGCAAAAGTTGCAAGATGTGGAAAAACATATTAGTAGATGCTCGGATGCTAGAAACACAGGTGATTGGAAAGGAGCACTTAGGGAATGCGAAGCAGCCATATTAACTGGAGCTGAATCATCTCCACAAGTACTTGTGTTTTTTTCTGCCTTTTGTATTTCTAATGATATGGTTGTAATTTGGATTAACTGAAGTTAAAATGTGGATCTATAGATAATTGCTTGCAAGGCAGAAGCGTTTTTGAAGCTCCATCAACTTGAAAATGCGGATACTGTTCTTGCTGACTTACCAATAATTGAACCTTTTCCAGTTACGTGTTCAAAAGTCAAGTTCTTTGGCATGTATTGTGAAGCATATGTGCTTTACATCCGAGCTCATGTTGATATGGCATTTGGAAGGTTGGCTTTCTAGACCATGTTTGTTTAATGGAGTTTAAATCTTATCATTTTACTATCAGAATCATTTATTTACttaaataatctttatataatttataaaacaaagtgGAGTAAAAAGTTGCATTCTTTGTGTCTATGTCTTGGTTTGGCCTCCTGTTTTCAAATAGTACGCATGATGTCCAGTTATCTACAAGAGAATATGCTATTGGTTCCACTGTTGTTACAGCTATCATGGTCCCGTACCAATTATCCCTCAAATAGGAAAAACTAAAGTGTCGTGCCTTAAATATAGGAGGATATAACTATAGTCTCCTATCTGATCATACAAAATTATGACATGCTGATCTAATGATATGACCATTCAAACACAGATGTATATTTAGTAATATCTCTGTTTGTGGTATTTGATAATATGAACCCTGATAAAAATTGATATCAGATAAGTTATATTGTATTGCAATTAAGTGataaatgtgttaaaatttCGAATATATTAATGGTAAAACTGTTACTTGTTTGTTGTTTTTAGACCTAATGGGCTTTATATTGTATAGAATTAGAATATATATGTGAACCCAAATTCAATTTTGAAAACCGATAGGCTTGAAGCATTATTACAAAAGGAACTTTAATGTTCCCTAGAACTCAAACTGGAAACTGTTTTTCAGTTTCATGGGATCTGGGAGTACATATGATGCACTAAGTAGCATCATGGATTAATGGTAATGGCAGGTTTGAAACTGCAGCTTCATGCGCAGAGAAGGCCAGCTTGATTGATTTTGGAAACATGGAAGTCGCAATGTTACTGAAAAATGTGACATTAATAAACCGTGCACGTGCTCAAGGCAAGGATCTTTTCAGCTCAGGGAGGTTTTCAGAAGCTTGCACTGCTTATGGTGAAGGGCTCAAATACAACTTGTCAAACTCGATTCTCTATTGTAATAGGGCGGTTTGTTGGTCGAAGCTTGGTTTGTGGGAGAAGTCCATTGAGGATTGTAATCTAGCCCTTAAAATTCAGCCAAATTACACAAAGGCCCTAATGAGGAGGGCAGTTTCAAATGCAAAGGTGTCGTCATTTAGTTCAATATTCTAACACTCTtatttagaggtggcaaaaagGGCGGGTTAGATAATAGGTCAAAATGAGAGTGGGTCAAAACAAGAAAGTTCCTAGtatgggttgggttgaccccCACACACAACCATTTTTTCCTCCATTTATAGAGTGATATATGTTAATAGCTGCATTAAGTACGATAGAGATATCTGAGTTATGACAATAATAATCTgatttgaataaaaaagataaatgagGTATGCATTAAAATCAACCTTCAACAAATTTTGACCAGTTTCTTTGTTGCTCGAGTGTTTCTTCTTCACTTCGCTTGAtctgttaaaaataaaacacaatgCAAAAACAACCCATATAAGTATGAAAGAATGCTGAAATCGCCACCTCTATTTTGATGGACcattataattacatttttcTTGGTTTAATTTTGGAAACATGGTTCTAATATATTTGTAGCTTGAGCGATGGGGTGAAGCTGTAAGAGACTATGAAATCTTGAGGAAAGAACTTCCAGGTGATAATGAGGTGGCTGAATCACTATTACGAGCTCAAGAGGCATTAAGATTGACCCGAGGGGAACCTTCTGGCATTGATCGTGTTACAGCTCCAGTATATTCTAGTGGTAACTATCACAAACTTTCCTCGATGATAATGTTATTCTTGCTTTAAACTACGGGTAGTGAAATGGACGTTCAGGATTTATGGTTTAGCATGTTTATCACttatgacccatttgaccctGTTTTTAGCTAATTTTGTAATTATTATATTGACCTGTTTGTCATGTAACAGATAAATCTTTTCACCAAGATTATTAAAAGATGTTAGAGATAACGCATAAGTTGAACTGACATTGACCAACTGATTAGTTAGTGGGCTTAAACTGCAACCTTTATCAAAACTAATCAACTTAACATAGGGTGTGACATTGATTAAGAAGTGACTTAGCGGCCAATTTGTTGGCACTTTGTAATCAATGGGGAATGGGATCTGTTAGGTACCTTGACAGCTCAATGGGTACTTTACTTGAATCCTCTAGGCTGAAGGTGTCAGAAACACCATCTAAGAAAAGAATATGTTAACTTACATTATCAAgtcttgtttgtttttgttagcTATGTTTTGAATTCATATGTCTCCTTGTTATATCATAAGAATAATTGAAAATGTAACTGGTTTCTATGTTAAGTGATGAAGAGAAATTAAAATGGTATAATGAATCGAATGTTAACCAAATACCTTGACAAATTCACATATTCCTAATAGTAGTTGTTTAGATTTGGAAGTACGTCGGTATTCTAAGTATCTGGTAAATCTGGCTACATTTTCTTTTGTTGGTAAATGTTGGAGTTAGAGTTGGAACATTCTCTTACATGGTAACTATTGGAGGTTATTCAAGGTATTTAATTAACAGTACAGCAATCATATAAATCGATATGCCTCATAAAAACATTGAAATTGTTATGGCAGAATAGATATGTTCTATGGACTTCACATAGTAATTCTCTAATAAGATTGACCTCTAGATTCTTTAACAATAAAGATAAATCGTAAATCACAATGATTGTGGGTGCTTGACACTTGTGAGACCAATATTAAGCTTTAGAAGGGGCATCAAATTCTTAATCTCCTATAGCATATCTTGGTCACAATTACAGCCTGAATACAATTAGAAGCTACTGAGAGAATCTTGCTTCCAAATTAGGATGTCTATACTGTATAAAGTTTGGCTTTACAAAATACAAAGTACAGTACATTAATACAATTGAGTTCAAAATACATAAGTTTTATACATTTTTCTGCATGAAGCAGAGCCTCCTCAGCCTAGCAGTATCAAGTATCAGAACCATTAGTACTCTACCCATGTGGTGAATCAGCTTGTAAAACCTACATATCCTCACGACTTACTTGTGCGTTCCAACTTTCAATTCTTGAATATGGATGTTCTCAAACACAATTGCAAACAGCGTACAGTTTGATGGACGAACAGACAGGTCCTTGTTTCAAGTCTCAAGTACCATTGCTTGACCTTCCCTCGATACAGAAAGGGACAAAAAGGAGAATTTACTTGAAATAAATTCTTATATGATAAGTTTTTTCCCTCCCCTTTTAGTACAAAATATTGTCGAAATATCGATATTGTtgattacattttatttttctatttccaTTGGTCCCAATATCATGGgagttatttatttgtttacccCCTTTTGGGGGAAGAAAGATTCAATTCTGTGAAATCCTTTCgaattcttttttcttttaattatattcttaattcgaaatcatatttttatttttcatatactGTAATTATGATAATTGTTTTTCTCTGCTATATGAATGTGATTATCATAATGTGTAATTAGCTATTGTTGTAAACATATTACGAGGGATAATGCCTGCGCGATGCAGTGGTGAGAATTTACAACCTACCGTGTTAGAAGACAATTTACAAAGAGATACTTATTTTTTTGGTTAGTAATAACttttgttgttatatatatatatatatatatatatttaagaataCAACTATTAAGCCTGAAACTTAAGTGACTTTACTAAACTTCATTGATTTactattttagttatttatctttaatggtttatattaattaaaattaaaattaatttactATTAAAAGATATGATCATATGAATATGTAACATTGGCAGTACATTCACGTGGGTAAATtgtcaacttttttttaaacggctTTATATAAATTCTATGTGCTAAAAAGGCCAAGAATTTGTGTCAAAATGAGTGGGAAGAAGAGCCCAATATCAAGAAGGGGCTTGATAATTAGACCCATAAAAAAACTTTGTACCCAAAATTCAACCTTTGActaatttttcataataattattaacttttactaattttttagttagatataataaaaagtaatgattatgtttttatttatctttaaccaaaattaatattttaatgtttcattttttttccataataatttatgtattaacatgataacatgaaaatataaaaatgtaaggTATATTTTAATCTCTAATAATAACAAGATAAAAGTACAAACactaaaataattaacaaaatgcaaaggtttattttaaatttctagtgataaaataataaaactacaaaaacactaatttaattaatcaaatacaTTAATAACACCACTCTTACGACAACAAAGACTGATATATAGATCTAGACGCGACCTATACATGATTTCCCATCCGGCTGCACACGGGCCATGGTGAAATGTCCAATATGGCGTGATAACAGACATTGGGTACTCGCCTTGTAACTCCATCATGACAAAATGTGATTCTCCATTTACAAGGGCATTTGTAAGAGTTCTGTGATGTTGAACATCTTCCGGACCACACCAAAACGGAAAAATCGTCGTACTGCCTCTCTTGTCTAAAGAATGGACGATCACACCAAGCTTATTAGCAATTAAAACACCTGCCTCGGGCATGTTCATCCAATGTTCTGGTGGACAAGGGGAACCAAAGAAACACAAGTCTTGATACATTGAATTTATATCGATAACAAAAATCCTCGAGTATAAATCATATCGATTTTGCAACTCTTCTCTCATTTGTTGCCGAATGTACTCATAAAAATTGTCTTCATTAAGTCCAAGACCAACAGCTAATGCTCGATATCCACAGTTTCCATCACCGAAAACATTTTGTATATTCGTAATGTATGGATGAAATACTTGTGGAATATCGTCCATTAAATTTGAACCACACTTCAGTGGCACTTTATTTAAGTCCAACATGTGTGGACCCTGAAACTCATATGGGACCTCGTTCAAATCTATATTTGGCTCCTTGTTCAAGTCAAATTCAAATATACTTTGTCTGGCAGGCTCCTTAATCGGCTCAACAAAATCGGGTATGGTTGAACAACTAAATCTCGTTGAACAAAACTCGGTACActttttttgttgcgatttcttTGGTCGTCTACgagttttattttgaactcAAGGTTCCCGAATGTCAGTTGTATCTGGACTGAAAATATTCATCAACTTTCTtaactaacttttttttcccAACTTTGGACTGCTTGTTATAGTTTTCTTTAAAATGTTGCAGTACATCATCACAGCTAACATCGTCTTTTTGCGTAGATGATGGTGAAAGATCTAGCTTCCTCCAAAAAAATGTCAATCGAATccaaagtaatatattgacctaaatttatataattaagtattaattcatttaaaattttgtaataaatagtttaaaacaataaattgcATGTAAATGAGAGTACTTACGTGAACTTATATGCATTGAAAGTTCGCACGCACATGGTAACCCATAAGCAGTGTGAAGTTGACAACCACAGTCTCCCTTATGATCCTTCCATCGCTTACGATCCTCAAGAACTATTTTGAGAGCTTCATTTGAAACAAAACTACACAATAGTTTGTGACGTCGTAGATTATGCTTATGAATGCGAACGACTCTACTATTTTCCAAGCTTTCTTTGATTAATGTTAGTTGCGACTTCATGATTTCGTCAATACAACCTAGAAGTCTATCCAAACTACATTTTGCATTCTTGTCCATATATATCTTTAGCTTTTCATGTTGGCTCT includes the following:
- the LOC122582751 gene encoding inactive TPR repeat-containing thioredoxin TTL3-like isoform X2, which codes for MENARKVFDEMGQPNVVDKPDFKELDLMRLTEKDKDKDKDPFRNSRRSSNRSHSGELNAAANPPPYNNITPEKLGSGNRKMMGHRRSYSTGAPLIYSGNTTGSNTTTSTSSTTTTTGSGGSGSGGIGNNVAAAVNSPSTNLLYPTGNICPSGKILKSNMNFRNTTTRTEKLGLGMGTGNYGHGSIIKGGGKSVESNGDVGIIVKKAMVSHDVEEVKVAGNELYKRGNFTEALGLYDRAIAISPENATCRSNRAAALTMLGRLGEAIRECEEAVRLNPGYQRAHQRLASLYLRLGLVERTYHHLSHGQHNDLTELQKLQDVEKHISRCSDARNTGDWKGALRECEAAILTGAESSPQIIACKAEAFLKLHQLENADTVLADLPIIEPFPVTCSKVKFFGMYCEAYVLYIRAHVDMAFGRFETAASCAEKASLIDFGNMEVAMLLKNVTLINRARAQGKDLFSSGRFSEACTAYGEGLKYNLSNSILYCNRAVCWSKLGLWEKSIEDCNLALKIQPNYTKALMRRAVSNAKLERWGEAVRDYEILRKELPGDNEVAESLLRAQEALRLTRGEPSGIDRVTAPVYSSAEPPQPSSIKYQNH
- the LOC122582751 gene encoding inactive TPR repeat-containing thioredoxin TTL3-like isoform X1; translation: MENARKVFDEMGQPNVVDKPDFKELDLMRLTEKDKDKDKDPFRNSRRSSNRSHSGELNAAANPPPYNNITPEKLGSGNRKMMGHRRSYSTGAPLIYSGNTTGSNTTTSTSSTTTTTGSGGSGSGGIGNNVAAAVNSPSTNLLYPTGNICPSGKILKSNMNFRNTTTRTEKLGLGMGTGNYGHGSIIKGGGKSVESNGDVGIIVKKAMVSHDVEEVKVAGNELYKRGNFTEALGLYDRAIAISPENATCRSNRAAALTMLGRLGEAIRECEEAVRLNPGYQRAHQRLASLYLRLGLVERTYHHLSHGQHNDLTELQKLQDVEKHISRCSDARNTGDWKGALRECEAAILTGAESSPQIIACKAEAFLKLHQLENADTVLADLPIIEPFPVTCSKVKFFGMYCEAYVLYIRAHVDMAFGRFETAASCAEKASLIDFGNMEVAMLLKNVTLINRARAQGKDLFSSGRFSEACTAYGEGLKYNLSNSILYCNRAVCWSKLGLWEKSIEDCNLALKIQPNYTKALMRRAVSNAKLERWGEAVRDYEILRKELPGDNEVAESLLRAQEALRLTRGEPSGIDRVTAPVYSSGNYHKLSSMIMLFLL
- the LOC122582751 gene encoding inactive TPR repeat-containing thioredoxin TTL3-like isoform X3 — its product is MENARKVFDEMGQPNVVDKPDFKELDLMRLTEKDKDKDKDPFRNSRRSSNRSHSGELNAAANPPPYNNITPEKLGSGNRKMMGHRRSYSTGAPLIYSGNTTGSNTTTSTSSTTTTTGSGGSGSGGIGNNVAAAVNSPSTNLLYPTGNICPSGKILKSNMNFRNTTTRTEKLGLGMGTGNYGHGSIIKGGGKSVESNGDVGIIVKKAMVSHDVEEVKVAGNELYKRGNFTEALGLYDRAIAISPENATCRSNRAAALTMLGRLGEAIRECEEAVRLNPGYQRAHQRLASLYLRLGLVERTYHHLSHGQHNDLTELQKLQDVEKHISRCSDARNTGDWKGALRECEAAILTGAESSPQIIACKAEAFLKLHQLENADTVLADLPIIEPFPVTCSKVKFFGMYCEAYVLYIRAHVDMAFGRFETAASCAEKASLIDFGNMEVAMLLKNVTLINRARAQGKDLFSSGRFSEACTAYGEGLKYNLSNSILYCNRAVCWSKLGLWEKSIEDCNLALKIQPNYTKALMRRAVSNAKLERWGEAVRDYEILRKELPGDNEVAESLLRAQEALRLTRGEPSGIDRVTAPVYSSEPPQPSSIKYQNH
- the LOC122579244 gene encoding uncharacterized protein LOC122579244; protein product: MDDIPQVFHPYITNIQNVFGDGNCGYRALAVGLGLNEDNFYEYIRQQMREELQNRYDLYSRIFVIDINSMYQDLCFFGSPCPPEHWMNMPEAGVLIANKLGVIVHSLDKRGSTTIFPFWCGPEDVQHHRTLTNALVNGESHFVMMELQGEYPMSVITPYWTFHHGPCAAGWEIMYRSRLDLYISLCCRKSGVINVFD